Proteins encoded in a region of the Podarcis muralis chromosome 2, rPodMur119.hap1.1, whole genome shotgun sequence genome:
- the LOC114592145 gene encoding uncharacterized protein LOC114592145 isoform X1, producing MLELVILEQFLAILPREMQDYVKEEGPTDCDHAVTLAEDFLQSQQETEEGVTDLSKAKKTPSQARRMPQAQRVVKKEDGDAATLEDVTVSDGRAEGISEEVLVPEEVVSQEEVSTVVEAAETGTVMGSQGEEAKPCGELPGGGEDKDGEENRATEKGTQTVAGNDQVQKSEDESCKAEGPGQAGSGGTSLEDCEGDGLQGLNLTVHERSPMAEKPFGCSKCGKSFSRKSLLLEHRRSHPGDTRYGCSVCEKRFNKRARLIAHERSHTGDKPYQCSDCGKSFGQEASLATHQRTHTGEKPYECLECGKSYPWKTSLAVHQKIHAGETYTCPVCEKSFNQKSLLRIHKRIHTAEKLYKCSDCDQSFTLEKYLNAHRVRAHTRERPHACAHCDKTFIFKYSLIEHQRMHTDERPFKCSDCGKRYNGKAALVVHQNTHAGEKPYLCQDCGKSFKTKCALTGHEKRHRGEKPHKCSHCDKSFYWKHRLILHERIHTGERPYQCPECGKSFRYRNNLTKHKRNTHETIRTGDRTYQCSICGKSFRWRRSFILHERAHTGEKPYKCPECGKSFMSRVSLIVHKRIHTGERPYQCPECGKKFIKKQALSKHKTVHTGERRYLCTVCGRRFSNKGNLIRHMKIHTGEKPYVCPICGKSFIQKVCLIEHEPTHSKEKPYVCTECGKRFKRKRGFLLHVRMHRGEVPRESPKKSLNGGEAVSASPKPPAKEKSHPCLDCGKSFHSECHLIMHQRTHTGEKPYQCTECGKRFSQQSSLNTHQRVHTGEKPSLCTECGKRFHNKSNLARHQRIHTGEKPFACPECGKTFNQKASLEAHKATHSKESPFSCADCGKRFKLKVSLLVHQRTHTGEKPYECLQCGKRYIRCSQLRRHERTHAMQTELVAEPVEVTEFPVEAISTAVISVDGDLFFVQTTA from the exons ATGTTGGAGCTGGTGATCCTGGAGCAATTCCTGGCCATCCTGCCCCGGGAGATGCAGGACTACGTCAAGGAAGAGGGACCCACGGACTGTGACCACGCCGTGACGCTGGCGGAGGATTTCCTACAGAGTCAGCAAGAGACAGAG GAGGGGGTGACTGATTTGTCCAAAGCAAAGAAGACTCCCTCGCAGGCTCGGCGTATGCCACAAGCCCAAAGAGTTGTCAAGAAGGAGGACGGGGATGCTGCCACACTGG aAGACGTGACTGTGAGTGACGGCCGGGCGGAGGGGATTTCGGAGGAGGTCCTTGTGCCCGAAGAAGTCGTATCTCAGGAGGAAGTCTCCACTGTGGTTGAGGCTGCTGAAA CAGGTACCGTGATGGGGAGCCAAGGCGAGGAGGCGAAGCCCTGCGGAGAATTGCCAGGCGGAGGCGAGGACAAAGACGGGGAAGAGAACAGAGCGACGGAGAAAGGGACTCAGACAGTGGCAG GAAACGACCAAGTACAGAAGAGCGAAGATGAAAGCTGTAAGGCAGAAGGacctgggcaggcaggcagcggTGGGACGTCACTGGAAGACTGTGAAGGCGATGGTTTGCAGGGTCTGAACCTCACTGTTCATGAGAGGTCTCCTATGGCGGAGAAGCCTTTTGGCTGCTCcaagtgtgggaaaagcttcagccgcAAATCGCTCCTTCTCGAACACCGAAGATCTCACCCAGGAGACACGCGATATGGATGTTCCGTTTGTGAAAAAAGGTTCAACAAGCGAGCACGCCTCATTGCACATGAGAGATCTCATACAGGAgacaaaccctatcagtgctccgACTGTGGGAAGTCCTTCGGTCAGGAAGCATCCCTTGCTACGCACCAGAGGacccatactggggagaaaccgtaCGAGTGCCTCGAGTGTGGGAAAAGTTACCCGTGGAAAACATCCCTTGCCGTACATCAGAAAATCCATGCGGGAGAGACCTACACCTGCCCCGTCTGTGAGAAAAGCTTCAACCAGAAATCGTTGCTTAGGATACACAAGAGAATCCACACGGCCGAGAAGCTGTACAAGTGCTCCGATTGCGACCAGAGCTTCACCCTTGAGAAATACCTGAATGCGCACAGGGTGAGGGCTCACACCCGAGAGAGGCCGCACGCCTGCGCCCATTGCGACAAAACCTTCATCTTCAAATATTCCCTCATCGAGCATCAGAGAATGCACACAGACGAGAGGCCCTTCAAATGCTCAGACTGCGGCAAGCGCTACAACGGGAAAGCGGCCCTTGTCGTACACCAGAATACCCACgcgggagagaaaccctatcttTGCCAAGACTGTGGTAAGAGCTTCAAAACCAAATGTGCCTTGACCGGACACGAGAAGCGCCACAGAGGAGAGAAGCCCCACAAATGCTCGCACTGCGACAAAAGCTTCTACTGGAAGCATCGCCTTATCTTACacgagagaatccacacaggagaaAGGCCGTACCAGTGccccgagtgcgggaagagcttccggTACAGAAACAACTTGACAAAGCACAAGAGGAACACGCACGAGACGATTCGCACGGGGGACAGGACCTACCAGTGCTCGATCTGCGGTAAAAGCTTCCGATGGCGGCGGAGTTTCATTTTGCACGAGAGagcccacacgggggagaagccctacaagtgccccgagtgcgggaagagcttcatgAGCAGAGTGTCCCTCATAGTTCACaagagaatccacacgggggagaggCCCTACCAGTGCCCCGAGTGTGGGAAGAAGTTCATTAAGAAACAGGCCCTTAGTAAACACAAGACAGTCCACACAGGGGAGAGGAGATACCTGTGTACCGTATGCGGACGGAGGTTCTCCAACAAAGGCAACCTGATCAGACACATGAAAATCCACACCGGCGAGAAACCGTATGTCTGCCCCATATGTGGGAAAAGTTTCATTCAGAAGGTGTGTCTGATTGAACACGAGCCGACCCACAGCAAAGAGAAGCCCTACGTCTGCACGGAGTGCGGGAAAAGGTTCAAGCGGAAAAGGGGGTTCTTGTTGCATGTGAGAATGCACAGAGGGGAGGTGCCCCGCGAAAGCCCCAAGAAAAGCCTCAACGGCGGGGAAGCTGTCAGCGCCAGCCCCAAGCCCCCCGCCAAGGAGAAGTCCCACCCCTGTTTggactgcgggaagagcttccaCTCCGAATGCCACCTTATTATGCACCAGAGGacgcacacgggagagaagccgtacCAGTGCACCGAGTGCGGGAAGCGCTTCAGCCAGCAGTCGTCCCTCAACACGCACCAGAGagtccacacgggggagaagccgtcGCTCTGCACCGAGTGCGGGAAGCGCTTCCACAACAAGAGCAACCTGGCGCGGCACCAGcggatccacacgggggagaagccctttgCCTGCCCCGAGTGCGGGAAAACCTTCAACCAGAAAGCCTCCCTGGAGGCGCACAAGGCCACCCACAGCAAAGAGAGCCCCTTCTCGTGCGCCGACTGCGGGAAGAGGTTCAAGCTGAAGGTCTCGCTCCTCGTGCACCAGAGGAcgcacaccggggagaaaccctaCGAGTGCCTGCAGTGCGGGAAAAGGTATATCAGGTGCTCGCAGCTGAGGAGGCACGAAAGGACACACGCCATGCAGACAG AGTTGGTTGCTGAACCTGTTGAAGTTACAGAATTTCCTGTAGAAGCAATAAGCACTGCTGTG
- the LOC114592145 gene encoding uncharacterized protein LOC114592145 isoform X4, with protein MLELVILEQFLAILPREMQDYVKEEGPTDCDHAVTLAEDFLQSQQETEEGVTDLSKAKKTPSQARRMPQAQRVVKKEDGDAATLEDVTVSDGRAEGISEEVLVPEEVVSQEEVSTVVEAAESTVMGSQGEEAKPCGELPGGGEDKDGEENRATEKGTQTVAGNDQVQKSEDESCKAEGPGQAGSGGTSLEDCEGDGLQGLNLTVHERSPMAEKPFGCSKCGKSFSRKSLLLEHRRSHPGDTRYGCSVCEKRFNKRARLIAHERSHTGDKPYQCSDCGKSFGQEASLATHQRTHTGEKPYECLECGKSYPWKTSLAVHQKIHAGETYTCPVCEKSFNQKSLLRIHKRIHTAEKLYKCSDCDQSFTLEKYLNAHRVRAHTRERPHACAHCDKTFIFKYSLIEHQRMHTDERPFKCSDCGKRYNGKAALVVHQNTHAGEKPYLCQDCGKSFKTKCALTGHEKRHRGEKPHKCSHCDKSFYWKHRLILHERIHTGERPYQCPECGKSFRYRNNLTKHKRNTHETIRTGDRTYQCSICGKSFRWRRSFILHERAHTGEKPYKCPECGKSFMSRVSLIVHKRIHTGERPYQCPECGKKFIKKQALSKHKTVHTGERRYLCTVCGRRFSNKGNLIRHMKIHTGEKPYVCPICGKSFIQKVCLIEHEPTHSKEKPYVCTECGKRFKRKRGFLLHVRMHRGEVPRESPKKSLNGGEAVSASPKPPAKEKSHPCLDCGKSFHSECHLIMHQRTHTGEKPYQCTECGKRFSQQSSLNTHQRVHTGEKPSLCTECGKRFHNKSNLARHQRIHTGEKPFACPECGKTFNQKASLEAHKATHSKESPFSCADCGKRFKLKVSLLVHQRTHTGEKPYECLQCGKRYIRCSQLRRHERTHAMQTELVAEPVEVTEFPVEAISTAVISVDGDLFFVQTTA; from the exons ATGTTGGAGCTGGTGATCCTGGAGCAATTCCTGGCCATCCTGCCCCGGGAGATGCAGGACTACGTCAAGGAAGAGGGACCCACGGACTGTGACCACGCCGTGACGCTGGCGGAGGATTTCCTACAGAGTCAGCAAGAGACAGAG GAGGGGGTGACTGATTTGTCCAAAGCAAAGAAGACTCCCTCGCAGGCTCGGCGTATGCCACAAGCCCAAAGAGTTGTCAAGAAGGAGGACGGGGATGCTGCCACACTGG aAGACGTGACTGTGAGTGACGGCCGGGCGGAGGGGATTTCGGAGGAGGTCCTTGTGCCCGAAGAAGTCGTATCTCAGGAGGAAGTCTCCACTGTGGTTGAGGCTGCTGAAA GTACCGTGATGGGGAGCCAAGGCGAGGAGGCGAAGCCCTGCGGAGAATTGCCAGGCGGAGGCGAGGACAAAGACGGGGAAGAGAACAGAGCGACGGAGAAAGGGACTCAGACAGTGGCAG GAAACGACCAAGTACAGAAGAGCGAAGATGAAAGCTGTAAGGCAGAAGGacctgggcaggcaggcagcggTGGGACGTCACTGGAAGACTGTGAAGGCGATGGTTTGCAGGGTCTGAACCTCACTGTTCATGAGAGGTCTCCTATGGCGGAGAAGCCTTTTGGCTGCTCcaagtgtgggaaaagcttcagccgcAAATCGCTCCTTCTCGAACACCGAAGATCTCACCCAGGAGACACGCGATATGGATGTTCCGTTTGTGAAAAAAGGTTCAACAAGCGAGCACGCCTCATTGCACATGAGAGATCTCATACAGGAgacaaaccctatcagtgctccgACTGTGGGAAGTCCTTCGGTCAGGAAGCATCCCTTGCTACGCACCAGAGGacccatactggggagaaaccgtaCGAGTGCCTCGAGTGTGGGAAAAGTTACCCGTGGAAAACATCCCTTGCCGTACATCAGAAAATCCATGCGGGAGAGACCTACACCTGCCCCGTCTGTGAGAAAAGCTTCAACCAGAAATCGTTGCTTAGGATACACAAGAGAATCCACACGGCCGAGAAGCTGTACAAGTGCTCCGATTGCGACCAGAGCTTCACCCTTGAGAAATACCTGAATGCGCACAGGGTGAGGGCTCACACCCGAGAGAGGCCGCACGCCTGCGCCCATTGCGACAAAACCTTCATCTTCAAATATTCCCTCATCGAGCATCAGAGAATGCACACAGACGAGAGGCCCTTCAAATGCTCAGACTGCGGCAAGCGCTACAACGGGAAAGCGGCCCTTGTCGTACACCAGAATACCCACgcgggagagaaaccctatcttTGCCAAGACTGTGGTAAGAGCTTCAAAACCAAATGTGCCTTGACCGGACACGAGAAGCGCCACAGAGGAGAGAAGCCCCACAAATGCTCGCACTGCGACAAAAGCTTCTACTGGAAGCATCGCCTTATCTTACacgagagaatccacacaggagaaAGGCCGTACCAGTGccccgagtgcgggaagagcttccggTACAGAAACAACTTGACAAAGCACAAGAGGAACACGCACGAGACGATTCGCACGGGGGACAGGACCTACCAGTGCTCGATCTGCGGTAAAAGCTTCCGATGGCGGCGGAGTTTCATTTTGCACGAGAGagcccacacgggggagaagccctacaagtgccccgagtgcgggaagagcttcatgAGCAGAGTGTCCCTCATAGTTCACaagagaatccacacgggggagaggCCCTACCAGTGCCCCGAGTGTGGGAAGAAGTTCATTAAGAAACAGGCCCTTAGTAAACACAAGACAGTCCACACAGGGGAGAGGAGATACCTGTGTACCGTATGCGGACGGAGGTTCTCCAACAAAGGCAACCTGATCAGACACATGAAAATCCACACCGGCGAGAAACCGTATGTCTGCCCCATATGTGGGAAAAGTTTCATTCAGAAGGTGTGTCTGATTGAACACGAGCCGACCCACAGCAAAGAGAAGCCCTACGTCTGCACGGAGTGCGGGAAAAGGTTCAAGCGGAAAAGGGGGTTCTTGTTGCATGTGAGAATGCACAGAGGGGAGGTGCCCCGCGAAAGCCCCAAGAAAAGCCTCAACGGCGGGGAAGCTGTCAGCGCCAGCCCCAAGCCCCCCGCCAAGGAGAAGTCCCACCCCTGTTTggactgcgggaagagcttccaCTCCGAATGCCACCTTATTATGCACCAGAGGacgcacacgggagagaagccgtacCAGTGCACCGAGTGCGGGAAGCGCTTCAGCCAGCAGTCGTCCCTCAACACGCACCAGAGagtccacacgggggagaagccgtcGCTCTGCACCGAGTGCGGGAAGCGCTTCCACAACAAGAGCAACCTGGCGCGGCACCAGcggatccacacgggggagaagccctttgCCTGCCCCGAGTGCGGGAAAACCTTCAACCAGAAAGCCTCCCTGGAGGCGCACAAGGCCACCCACAGCAAAGAGAGCCCCTTCTCGTGCGCCGACTGCGGGAAGAGGTTCAAGCTGAAGGTCTCGCTCCTCGTGCACCAGAGGAcgcacaccggggagaaaccctaCGAGTGCCTGCAGTGCGGGAAAAGGTATATCAGGTGCTCGCAGCTGAGGAGGCACGAAAGGACACACGCCATGCAGACAG AGTTGGTTGCTGAACCTGTTGAAGTTACAGAATTTCCTGTAGAAGCAATAAGCACTGCTGTG
- the LOC114592145 gene encoding uncharacterized protein LOC114592145 isoform X6 codes for MASCCSVPRCNNRRWRGSHVTFHRFPLTKEDQLKKWLVNIGRQNFTPSYNDVVCSEHFRRTDFWGKVASGRRELKPGAIPTVIRRPKKGKERCGAKTRKCLVRRKPPDREPSSQTLAVDESDVEAAAASKSDIVILEHSYSAPASPASSALDLRVASIREKSSAADSEARKSPRLLQARIRRECRERAGPNVPEEPIDNSDAQRQHFRQFRYEEVKGPRELCNRLWDLCHQWLKPGKHTKLQMLELVILEQFLAILPREMQDYVKEEGPTDCDHAVTLAEDFLQSQQETEEGVTDLSKAKKTPSQARRMPQAQRVVKKEDGDAATLEDVTVSDGRAEGISEEVLVPEEVVSQEEVSTVVEAAETGTVMGSQGEEAKPCGELPGGGEDKDGEENRATEKGTQTVAAGNDQVQKSEDESCKAEGPGQAGSGGTSLEDCEGDGLQGLNLTVHERSPMAEKPFGCSKCGKSFSRKSLLLEHRRSHPGDTRYGCSVCEKRFNKRARLIAHERSHTGDKPYQCSDCGKSFGQEASLATHQRTHTGEKPYECLECGKSYPWKTSLAVHQKIHAGETYTCPVCEKSFNQKSLLRIHKRIHTAEKLYKCSDCDQSFTLEKYLNAHRVRAHTRERPHACAHCDKTFIFKYSLIEHQRMHTDERPFKCSDCGKRYNGKAALVVHQNTHAGEKPYLCQDCGKSFKTKCALTGHEKRHRGEKPHKCSHCDKSFYWKHRLILHERIHTGERPYQCPECGKSFRYRNNLTKHKRNTHETIRTGDRTYQCSICGKSFRWRRSFILHERAHTGEKPYKCPECGKSFMSRVSLIVHKRIHTGERPYQCPECGKKFIKKQALSKHKTVHTGERRYLCTVCGRRFSNKGNLIRHMKIHTGEKPYVCPICGKSFIQKVCLIEHEPTHSKEKPYVCTECGKRFKRKRGFLLHVRMHRGEVPRESPKKSLNGGEAVSASPKPPAKEKSHPCLDCGKSFHSECHLIMHQRTHTGEKPYQCTECGKRFSQQSSLNTHQRVHTGEKPSLCTECGKRFHNKSNLARHQRIHTGEKPFACPECGKTFNQKASLEAHKATHSKESPFSCADCGKRFKLKVSLLVHQRTHTGEKPYECLQCGKRYIRCSQLRRHERTHAMQTELVAEPVEVTEFPVEAISTAVISVDGDLFFVQTTA; via the exons ATGGCAAGCTGTTGCTCAGTGCCCAGATGCAACAACCGGCGTTGGCGTGGATCCCACGTCACGTTTCACAG GTTTCCTCTCACGAAGGAAGACCAGTTGAAAAAGTGGCTCGTGAACATCGGACGTCAGAACTTCACTCCCTCGTACAACGACGTCGTGTGCTCAGAGCACTTTAGAAGGACGgatttctgggggaaagtggcttCCGGGCGGCGGGAACTCAAACCCGGAGCAATCCCAACTGTCATTCGTCGACCGAAAAAG gggaaagaaagatgt GGCGCTAAAACGAGAAAGTGCCTTGTCCGGCGTAAACCGCCCGATCGGGAACCAAGCAGCCAAACTTTGGCAGTCGACGAAAGCGATGtcgaagcagcagcagcctccaagAGCGACATTGTGATCCTGGAGCATTCGTACTCGGCTCCGGCGAGCCCAG ccTCTTCCGCCTTGGATCTCCGGGTGGCGTCGATCCGGGAGAAAAGCAGCGCCGCAGACTCGGAGGCGAGGAAAAGCCCCCGGCTCCTCCAGGCGAGGATCAGGAGAGAATGCAGGGAGAGGGCGGGGCCAAACGTCCCGGAGGAGCCCATCGACAACTCGGACGCCCAGCGCCAGCACTTCCGCCAGTTCCGCTACGAGGAGGTCAAAGGGCCCCGGGAGCTTTGCAACCGGCTCTGGGACCTTTGCCACCAATGGCTGAAGCCTGGGAAGCACACCAAATTGCAGATGTTGGAGCTGGTGATCCTGGAGCAATTCCTGGCCATCCTGCCCCGGGAGATGCAGGACTACGTCAAGGAAGAGGGACCCACGGACTGTGACCACGCCGTGACGCTGGCGGAGGATTTCCTACAGAGTCAGCAAGAGACAGAG GAGGGGGTGACTGATTTGTCCAAAGCAAAGAAGACTCCCTCGCAGGCTCGGCGTATGCCACAAGCCCAAAGAGTTGTCAAGAAGGAGGACGGGGATGCTGCCACACTGG aAGACGTGACTGTGAGTGACGGCCGGGCGGAGGGGATTTCGGAGGAGGTCCTTGTGCCCGAAGAAGTCGTATCTCAGGAGGAAGTCTCCACTGTGGTTGAGGCTGCTGAAA CAGGTACCGTGATGGGGAGCCAAGGCGAGGAGGCGAAGCCCTGCGGAGAATTGCCAGGCGGAGGCGAGGACAAAGACGGGGAAGAGAACAGAGCGACGGAGAAAGGGACTCAGACAGTGGCAG CAGGAAACGACCAAGTACAGAAGAGCGAAGATGAAAGCTGTAAGGCAGAAGGacctgggcaggcaggcagcggTGGGACGTCACTGGAAGACTGTGAAGGCGATGGTTTGCAGGGTCTGAACCTCACTGTTCATGAGAGGTCTCCTATGGCGGAGAAGCCTTTTGGCTGCTCcaagtgtgggaaaagcttcagccgcAAATCGCTCCTTCTCGAACACCGAAGATCTCACCCAGGAGACACGCGATATGGATGTTCCGTTTGTGAAAAAAGGTTCAACAAGCGAGCACGCCTCATTGCACATGAGAGATCTCATACAGGAgacaaaccctatcagtgctccgACTGTGGGAAGTCCTTCGGTCAGGAAGCATCCCTTGCTACGCACCAGAGGacccatactggggagaaaccgtaCGAGTGCCTCGAGTGTGGGAAAAGTTACCCGTGGAAAACATCCCTTGCCGTACATCAGAAAATCCATGCGGGAGAGACCTACACCTGCCCCGTCTGTGAGAAAAGCTTCAACCAGAAATCGTTGCTTAGGATACACAAGAGAATCCACACGGCCGAGAAGCTGTACAAGTGCTCCGATTGCGACCAGAGCTTCACCCTTGAGAAATACCTGAATGCGCACAGGGTGAGGGCTCACACCCGAGAGAGGCCGCACGCCTGCGCCCATTGCGACAAAACCTTCATCTTCAAATATTCCCTCATCGAGCATCAGAGAATGCACACAGACGAGAGGCCCTTCAAATGCTCAGACTGCGGCAAGCGCTACAACGGGAAAGCGGCCCTTGTCGTACACCAGAATACCCACgcgggagagaaaccctatcttTGCCAAGACTGTGGTAAGAGCTTCAAAACCAAATGTGCCTTGACCGGACACGAGAAGCGCCACAGAGGAGAGAAGCCCCACAAATGCTCGCACTGCGACAAAAGCTTCTACTGGAAGCATCGCCTTATCTTACacgagagaatccacacaggagaaAGGCCGTACCAGTGccccgagtgcgggaagagcttccggTACAGAAACAACTTGACAAAGCACAAGAGGAACACGCACGAGACGATTCGCACGGGGGACAGGACCTACCAGTGCTCGATCTGCGGTAAAAGCTTCCGATGGCGGCGGAGTTTCATTTTGCACGAGAGagcccacacgggggagaagccctacaagtgccccgagtgcgggaagagcttcatgAGCAGAGTGTCCCTCATAGTTCACaagagaatccacacgggggagaggCCCTACCAGTGCCCCGAGTGTGGGAAGAAGTTCATTAAGAAACAGGCCCTTAGTAAACACAAGACAGTCCACACAGGGGAGAGGAGATACCTGTGTACCGTATGCGGACGGAGGTTCTCCAACAAAGGCAACCTGATCAGACACATGAAAATCCACACCGGCGAGAAACCGTATGTCTGCCCCATATGTGGGAAAAGTTTCATTCAGAAGGTGTGTCTGATTGAACACGAGCCGACCCACAGCAAAGAGAAGCCCTACGTCTGCACGGAGTGCGGGAAAAGGTTCAAGCGGAAAAGGGGGTTCTTGTTGCATGTGAGAATGCACAGAGGGGAGGTGCCCCGCGAAAGCCCCAAGAAAAGCCTCAACGGCGGGGAAGCTGTCAGCGCCAGCCCCAAGCCCCCCGCCAAGGAGAAGTCCCACCCCTGTTTggactgcgggaagagcttccaCTCCGAATGCCACCTTATTATGCACCAGAGGacgcacacgggagagaagccgtacCAGTGCACCGAGTGCGGGAAGCGCTTCAGCCAGCAGTCGTCCCTCAACACGCACCAGAGagtccacacgggggagaagccgtcGCTCTGCACCGAGTGCGGGAAGCGCTTCCACAACAAGAGCAACCTGGCGCGGCACCAGcggatccacacgggggagaagccctttgCCTGCCCCGAGTGCGGGAAAACCTTCAACCAGAAAGCCTCCCTGGAGGCGCACAAGGCCACCCACAGCAAAGAGAGCCCCTTCTCGTGCGCCGACTGCGGGAAGAGGTTCAAGCTGAAGGTCTCGCTCCTCGTGCACCAGAGGAcgcacaccggggagaaaccctaCGAGTGCCTGCAGTGCGGGAAAAGGTATATCAGGTGCTCGCAGCTGAGGAGGCACGAAAGGACACACGCCATGCAGACAG AGTTGGTTGCTGAACCTGTTGAAGTTACAGAATTTCCTGTAGAAGCAATAAGCACTGCTGTG